From the Argopecten irradians isolate NY unplaced genomic scaffold, Ai_NY scaffold_0017, whole genome shotgun sequence genome, one window contains:
- the LOC138311305 gene encoding uncharacterized protein, translated as MVNEEESLLVIYQSKWQRNLLARYGNELVYLDATYRTTKYALPLFFLCVQTNGGFCVVGAFITEREDSSSVAEALQVIKDNNSAWTCKGFMIDSSEVEANAIHSVFPESKIYICDFHRKQAWHRWLIASKHGVTKPGADIQSSKSCCRVFH; from the exons ATGGTCAATGAGGAAGAGTCTCTCCTGGTTATTTACCAGTCTAAATGGCAGAGAAATTTACTTGCTAGATATGGAAACGAGCTGGTGTATCTGGATGCCACATACAGAACAACTAAGTATGCTTTGCCTTTGTTTTTCCTTTGTGTGCAGACCAATGGTGGGTTTTGTGTTGTGGGAGCTTTTATCACCGAGAGGGAGGACTCCAGCTCTGTTGCTGAAGCTTTGCAAGTCATCAAAGATAACAACTCAGCATGGACCTGTAAAGGATTTATGATAGACTCCTCAGAGGTAGAAGCCAATGCTATTCACAGTGTGTTCCCTG AGTCAAAAATCTACATATGTGACTTCCATCGGAAACAAGCTTGGCACAGGTGGTTGATTGCATCAAAGCATGGTGTTACTAAGCCAGGAGCAGACATCCAATCTTCTAAAA GCTGTTGCAGAGTCTTTCACTGA